The genomic stretch gcgtttttgtgaacggccgagtccgtcggggcaccaccttggacggtggtacctgtcttcttcttcttctagcccctcgtcttcggaatcctcaagatctgcccaacgaggtgactcggcacgtttgctctgtggcgggagaggccctaagcgcttgaacacagacacgttggctgcctccttcttcttctggttgcattctgggcaattgccgattgtgggcaatcggctcattcctgaatcccggtagTGTACGAAGAAAGGGCGGTCccggtgtccggcgttgtcatcttgctcccttgatgtgtccgtggcacggcgctcgtgctcctcctcatcgcgatcccgccgacgatgtcttccggcttctctagccggacgatctccttcatcatcatagttggaccgtcggcgttggtcatactgactcacatatttgttgaggaggtgatcagagagaggtcgttgatatcttatattcttcacttctccctctgtgacgtagcgcttgccatcatgatggagccgatcgcgtggagcggcctcctctgtatccttgctatgagagcagctgccctcatctccatctttgccagagtggttcccaggtcctaccatgttgatgctgaacgtgggacctgggcggcaaccctcgggagtaggtgacttccaccatgttaacggcggggaagggttgggtgtcgaccttcatggcgtacttggttgaaaattaaacgccccttctctatcgccgcttggatgtgccgacgccacaccctgcggtcgttggtggcatgggagagcgagttgtggaatttgcggtacggctttccgtttagctcttgcgccgtggggaacttgagaccttcgggaatcgtcaagctgtttctccttgagcgaggaggtcgaagatttgttcgagtcttggtcacgtcaaaatcaaatcccacgaggcggccccggtggctttacccatttgcgggacacgggggttcctccccgagtccactcagccatctgctacttcttggtctcccgcgggaacttcgtcttcctgcgcatcgaccgggactactcgcacgcttgaacttgtcttggtacgggtccgggtggcgctgttcatatgccgatagtttctgaaccatatgcgccggcgaggataatccgcttgggaggccatgtccttgagctgtgttgcaaggccggctacgccaactcggctcgcttccttttcggttatacgaaccgaataacatcggttcctaagattcctgaagcgctgggtgtactcgtcaccgtttctccgcgcttcgacgtagttgtgctagatcggcaatgctagactcggaagcttcgaatggtattgcgtatggaattgttcttccaattgcttccaaggcttGGATGGAGTTTCGtcggcaaagaggtataccatccaaaagccgatcccgtgagggactgtgaaaagagcctcacgcgtagctgatccgacaccgaagccggtcctagttgcgccaaatatcggccgacgtgctcgatggagctggagccatccgatccaccgaatttggagaagtcggggagccgatatttaggtggcagcgggatcatctcgtactcgtcggggtacggcttggaatagccgattgcccttcttttcggcaccatgccgagctggtctctcggtatggtgcctgATCCGATCCggctgtgctggctgcaggagttgcactgcgaagattcgccggggtggcgtacttagccagccatgtttgcttttccggctccGAGCCAACTGCGGGAGCCGGGCtgcggagtttcgtcggggtggcgtacttagttagccacgtacgcgcTTTCAAGCTGCGTCgcggacgttcctcctgtcttcgccggagtccacgatgttgtggcctggtttgagagtgcccggttgccacaatcggcacatacgtgcacgcgtatccttgagggatctccttgggcgcctcggccaagagccggtagtcactagggtcaccaccaatcttgtagacgacggatgccggtgtagccggcacttcggctggtgccgccaacgcatatggcagcggtggacgggaccggagcggcaactctccttgatgcgtcccgagagctggtctacgacggcgagtgccggtggctcatgatctcctggatcacgcgcggagcgagacgctccaacacgttgaccaagttttcgagtggcggtgtagtgagtgagccaccaagtagttgatctctcgccgtaggcccacggtgcgttcctccgacggggcagagagatctatcccatcgagtgcaccttgcggtgagaatcccttccatctgatgccatgggaacgggttctctgaaaagagccgatgaggtcggcttcgagggtgaccttgatctcgtcgtatctcttcttgagctcgtcaggcagctcctcgtaggtgactggcgtgccgtccgccgccatctcagatgtagatggcgatgtggttgatgtagacgattgtcccaccgggcgtgccagaatgtgttgattgccaaaacccaccggcgggcagcggctgtCAACACggtgtagagccgggaagagcctagagctgcggctggccgagacccctccgagcgatggcccgcaatgctcttccggtcacacgcggcgatgcgaagtgcagggcgtgccacctgacctatacctggtcgggaaggtgatggggatgcctcgcttagttctcgcatggcatacacgtaaacattaaatacgagcctcgatcggctctcaggttatcctgtgaatcggctcaaagagccgatccacccatgattcgtacggggtgcacgaatgcttggtgatcctgcttgatcaagatatagctaatgagatctacgacgatttagggttttcaccgcataatcggatcatcctactccggagttgggcctcgcggccacgcacggtgctcataagccgatcctaaacaaggcctaaaaaccaacatggcgttgatcctcggaacatcctgtttaggacttgcgaacgccaccctacgtgccgctggatcctccccctttgtaaggcctaactattgcggatattaaactaatccttgcggaacaaggagcaatcgtaacggatcggatctactagatgatgaacaagcgaggtgccgcccccacaccgagacgaggcgtgagggcggctagacatgcaagggctgcactacgtaagcatgttatacgaagagctatgctaaccctaacacatctatgataactacgttgctcgccatcaaagacgcttcgatacgagcaacgcatgaacaacgtggagcttgtgcttgcctagatcgcaagatgcgatctaggcagcatgtcgcttacctgattgaaaccctcgagatgaaggagttggcgatgcgccgagattggtttgttttgggttgaacgtgagttgttgtttattccataaaccctagatacatatttatagtccaggggactttctaattcggacgtgcacctaaccgtgcacgagtaaaactctaacttttaatctaagatgcgatctactatattacagatacatgggcaattcagcccaacttcgtgtataaggccaattcttgttcttccttccatgtatatcttcaagtctatctcaatcgtggcccacctctgaatcggtcaaattctggtgataacacacataCGAATGGTCCTCTGACTCTAACGGGCCTggcccggaggagaaggcggcggagcagaaggTTTTAGTCGaatccttcgagacgctcaagaaggTCGAGGATGCCGCCAACGAGACGCTGCGGCAACGGCAGCTAGAGGACGCGACGACTCACCGAGCTATAGCGCCTGCACGACGGAAGGAGCGGCAAGCGGGGGAGAAGCTGACGAGGAGGGAGGGAGGCAACAACGGGGCCGGGCCGTCGGACGGCAAGTAGCCTAGGGCTTGTTTCTCCTTTATTTCGTAGTATATTATGCTTTTCACTTGAATGAAAAATATTGTTGGAACAATATAGATTGCCCTGCTGGGAGCACACCCAAACGCAAATGGACGCGCGCGACCACTTTTCGGCTTTCAagtcccattggagatgccctaagtaggaatACATCCATTTACAAACATGGCAAAAATTTCAATATAAAAGGGGACGCGGCGAGAGGGAAGTAAATGCACCCCCAAAACACAACAATTTTTTTTAGGTTCTTCTAATTTTTGCCCAATAGAAATCAAGGGGTGTAGGGTGTACAAACCCAATAGAATTGGCCGATGACAGCCGAAATACACGCTCTGATAGAGATCCACACCGTCGGCTACTTTTGATCGAACCGACCAAAGGGCGTGCAACCACTTGCAATTGGAGAACACAAAACAGTATGCAGAGATAAATGGAGCACCTAGGGTCAAACAGCTGTTCCAGATGAACATTGTCAACAGGGGAAGAATCACTCCCTTAACTTCTGAACCTCCGGGGGTCAGTGTTCTTCAGCTAAAGCTCCATTATTTTCAGGTAGTATATACAATGTTCTAAGTAATTCTTAGGCAGTAGAACTACGGCATTAGTGGATATGGTACACGTAGGTACATACGCTGCTACGGTTAACAAGTGAcaaaaggtggtggtggtggtggcgaacgCAGAATAGCATCAACCGTGGACACAGGGAGTGGCACGGATGATGCTTCAGCTGAAGCGGAGATTCTTCGCAGGTTCAAAGCTATCTTGTTCTCCAGAATCCTAGTAGGGGAGCCTTGAGGTTGGGTTAGTGCCAGTGTGGAGTAGAAGCCCTGCATTGAAACAAGATTCATGTCTTATAAGTGAGATGTCACCAAATATTTACTGCGAGAAGATGACAGTATTCAGCGTTTCGGTAAAGTCATTGTTTTTTGTCCTCATTATCAATTGCTTACTTCGGCTTTCTTCCACCAGCAGACAACTTAGTGGGGGGTTCTGGCTTGCTCGGAGACTGAGATAGCCGgcgtggtggcggaggaggcggtggtggcTGCAGATCGATTGAGCAAAAGGTCAAATCTAATGTTAAGACACATTCCTTAGAATATGCATCCAATAAagaattttttcaaaataatacAACGGCTATTATTCTGTaacaaaataaaagcacatacatTTGGTGCCCTTGTCTTTCCGTTTCCAGTATGTGAAGATGTTGCATTTTTTGATGCAGATACTCGAGATCCAAGTGTCTCCTGAATACCCTACAAAAGAATCATAATAGCGATTACATCTTTGCTGTCTACTCCAATTCTCTATCATATTATAATAATTGTAATTTTTCAGCAATACAATTATGATGTACAATGGGACATTGTAAAGCTTATTTGAAGTCTCATAATGAGGTGGGAGCtgtttgcatgatgtaacaatagtGTAAATTCTAAATTTTCGGCTTTCTGCAGCAACCTGCAGCTAATTTCCACTGAAAGAAGGATTATCAGCATATAGTGAGTCAATAGACGAGCATTCAAGATACAGGGAGAACACAGCATGCAATCATCTTAGTGAGAAAGTAAGCACAATACTTTAATCTAAATGACCAAGGAGAACAGCAATCTGGATCTATTTGCAGCTATCAGCCTATCACTGCTGTACTACATGCATGTATATTGGACAATAGCAACGCCGAAAACAAGATCACTGTTCTTTACCTGCTTATTTGGCTTTCTGGCGTTCTCCACCACTCGATTGGCTCTCACATCCGAAGACAAGATTTTCCTTGGAGGAAGATTAACAGAACTACATAATTAAGAATAGTTGTTATAGCAGTTACGACTAAACCAATTCTGACAATCCAAAGCATTACAGATCCATAATAAAATAAGCACCTTGATTTTTGTTTCCCACCAACTTGAAGTTCCAACCTTTCTTGGACATAGCTGCTAAATGATGCAAAAATAGGCTATCAAAATATGGTACATCACAATTAATTGAGCACATTTGATTAAGCTTGTAAAGGTACCTTTTCATTTCTGGCTTCCTAGCTTTAACAAGATTTGGAGTAACTGCCTTTTTGGGAGTAGCCTGCATGAGGAACAGAGACAAAATAGTCAGAAATATATATGTGTTTCATTATTTTTCATGGTTAACTGAAACAAAGAGTTAACCCCTTTCAGCATATTTAAGGAAATGCAATTAATGCCATATTATGCTAAGAGAAGGATATTGGAACGTACTGCTGTGACCATAGCACCATTTGAATTATCCTGCAATCCTCTCAACCTTATAGGTGTTTTTGGATCCAATTTTAGGCTACTCCCTTTGGCAGTATGGCGTTTTTCTCCCGTTGAAGGGCGACAAGGAGTGATGGCAACAGCAGCATGCTTTGGTGCACTTTCCCTGCCGAGGCGTCGTTCAGGAGTCGAAGGGCAACCGGGGCCACCAACATTCGCATGCTTTAGCACAGAGTCTCTGGCAACAGGGCGTCTCTCAGCAGTAGAAGGCCTGCGAAGAGTAATAGCATCGGCAGGCTTTGGTGCAGTTTCTCTGGAAACAGGGCGTCTCTCAGCAGTAGAAGGCCTGCGTAGAGGAATAACATCGCCATGCTTTGGTGCAGTTTCTCTGGTTAAAGGGCGTCTCTCAGCAGTAGAATGTCGATGCAGGCTGACAACTTCAGCATTCGTGTGCACAATCCCTCTGGTGACAGGGCGCCTTTGAGCACTAGATGGCCAACATGGATTGGCAGTACCACCAAGCTTTGGTGCACTCTCTCTGGTTATAGGGCGCCTTTCGGCAGTAGAAGGTCGTTGTGGGGTAGCAACATTGGCATGCTTTGGTGTCAGCTCTTTGGTGGTAAGGCGCCTATCAGGAGTAGAAGGTCGACATGGGGTAGCAGTGTTGGCATTCTTTGGTGCCGACTCTTTGGTGATAGGGCGCCTATCAGCAGTAGATGGCCTGCGTGGGGTAGCAATGTTGGCATCCTTTGGTGCCAA from Lolium rigidum isolate FL_2022 chromosome 4, APGP_CSIRO_Lrig_0.1, whole genome shotgun sequence encodes the following:
- the LOC124706482 gene encoding proteoglycan 4-like produces the protein MATEVNQNCFAWPREESPVQDSSQGTTQVFDHGSISFGRFDLESLEWEKWSVFTNDRRTEEFVKFNGLVAKKKAYFEEYFKRIRELKALQQQNQQTELNLEYSGDGSDSSQTGEDEPVAKHASPAGSGTHVDDCMGQIAAESTSEHGLGCYNDHNKRLSNGISSATHSSSAGGLQMIGEETGENPSVENCSDRMDMLQQNAKCSQDDLVMPHETKVNLKRTIEKCSPISQASKIIPRTVKMTSSCVPDQTFINKGPQSSNSTVINQKTKPGNVQSLRKPRAATSNVGGTTVRSKLVTKEDPGVIALRRPSSAASQRPSSRERRPVTRDGSRGPASMASPCRPSTAQRRLATRDLAANQTSIASPRRPSTADKRPITKELAPKDANIATPRRPSTADRRPITKESAPKNANTATPCRPSTPDRRLTTKELTPKHANVATPQRPSTAERRPITRESAPKLGGTANPCWPSSAQRRPVTRGIVHTNAEVVSLHRHSTAERRPLTRETAPKHGDVIPLRRPSTAERRPVSRETAPKPADAITLRRPSTAERRPVARDSVLKHANVGGPGCPSTPERRLGRESAPKHAAVAITPCRPSTGEKRHTAKGSSLKLDPKTPIRLRGLQDNSNGAMVTAATPKKAVTPNLVKARKPEMKSYVQERLELQVGGKQKSSSVNLPPRKILSSDVRANRVVENARKPNKQGIQETLGSRVSASKNATSSHTGNGKTRAPNPPPPPPPPRRLSQSPSKPEPPTKLSAGGRKPKASTPHWH